The genomic interval CCCACCCATCCTGGTCTGATCCCGATCGCATCGTTTCTTTAGACCCCTTTGGAGCAATTGTGGGAGAGGTATACACGGATCTCTATCAGCAGGGATACGATATTCGTCCCACGATCGCTGTCACCAAGGCGCATATCAACATGCCAGAGTTGCAGGAAGCCATTATTAAGGGTCGCATTCAAGTTGATGGCAAAATTTTGAAACCAGGAGGAGACCTGGTTGTTACCAAGGCAGCGATCGAACCCGTTTGGTATCTGCCTGGAATCGCACGCCGATTGGGAGTCTCTGAAGCAGATTTGCGCCGTGCCCTGTTTGAGCAAACAGGCGGTATGTTCCCCGAATTGGTGACCCGCTCAGATTTGCACGTTTTTCTGCCGCCGATCGGCGGGCTAACTGTTTACATGGTGGGTGACATCGCTGCCATCACGGCTCCCGATCGTCCCCTGGCAGTCCGGGTTCACGATGAGTGTAACGGCTCCGATGTGTTTGGCTCAGATATTTGCACCTGCCGTCCCTATCTGGTGCATGGCATTGAAGCCTGTATTCAAACTGCCCAAGAGGGAGGAGCCGGAGTTATCGTTTACCTGCGTAAAGAAGGTCGCGCTCTGGGCGAAGTGACAAAGTTTTTGGTCTACAATGCCCGCAAACGTCAGGCAGGAGGCGATCGTGCCGATGCCTACTTTGCCCGCACCGAGTGTGTTGCAGGCGTACAGGATATGCGCTTCCAGGAACTCATGCCAGATGTGTTGCATTGGTTGGGGATTACCCGCATCGATCGCTTTATCTCCATGAGCAACATGAAATACAACGCCATCACCCAGTCAGGAATTGAGATTGTGGAACGGGTTCCCATTCCAGAAGATCTGATTCCGGCTGATGCCAAGGTTGAAATAGAAGCCAAAAAAGCCGCAGGTTACTACACAAACGGCACGGTTCCCGATGAAGTGACGTTGGCAGAGATTAAGGGACGGAGTTTGGTGGAATAGCTAGTAGGTGGTAGGTGGTAGGGAAATGATAAAGGATAAAAATCATCTCCCCACTTCCTACTCCTACTCCCCACACCCCACACCCCACACCCCACACCCTATTCCATCAGTGCTTCCCGATCCCACAGACTCAACCACAATCGCCTACCTGCGTTCTCCCCAAGCGATTCGAGAGCGTTGTGGGCAACTATTTGATTTGGCCTGTGCCAATAAACTCCAATACTTCCAGTGCGATTTAAGCCAACTCGATCGCGTTGCCGATTACGTAATTCAAATTACACGCGAAAATTACCCTGATTTAGCGATTCCA from Kovacikia minuta CCNUW1 carries:
- a CDS encoding GTP cyclohydrolase II, with amino-acid sequence MSTHKTGLKSKHIVLTSHPVRFGQKPLPVQWGEADPFKRGAIIGTLTNSAHRNVIGTHSGSYGVYRALAVASGQLQSDHRADLTNTSPAEHIGPHPSWSDPDRIVSLDPFGAIVGEVYTDLYQQGYDIRPTIAVTKAHINMPELQEAIIKGRIQVDGKILKPGGDLVVTKAAIEPVWYLPGIARRLGVSEADLRRALFEQTGGMFPELVTRSDLHVFLPPIGGLTVYMVGDIAAITAPDRPLAVRVHDECNGSDVFGSDICTCRPYLVHGIEACIQTAQEGGAGVIVYLRKEGRALGEVTKFLVYNARKRQAGGDRADAYFARTECVAGVQDMRFQELMPDVLHWLGITRIDRFISMSNMKYNAITQSGIEIVERVPIPEDLIPADAKVEIEAKKAAGYYTNGTVPDEVTLAEIKGRSLVE